A window of Streptomyces marispadix contains these coding sequences:
- a CDS encoding glycine betaine ABC transporter substrate-binding protein — MRRHGRTYALAAGVTALALTGTLSGCGLVSGSPMTDKVRPGSVGAGQPLKGAQLTVTSKEFTEQIILGKVMGLVFRAAGADVVDRTAVQGSIGARSAVETGTADGMYEYTGTSWITYLGHTKPVVDPMEQWRAVRDEDRAKGVEWLAPSKLDNTYALVVSDRLQKKYGTKTLSDVAELTREKPESASICVENEFASRQDGLKGMAKKYGMRFPEGKVHKMAGGVVYTQTAHGKPCVFGAIAATDGRIPALKLRILEDDRKFFPNYNVAPEMNSKTMKEHPEIEKLLAPITEALDNKTAQKLNAKVDVDGQDPHDVARDWLVREGFIKTG, encoded by the coding sequence ATGCGCAGGCACGGGCGTACGTACGCACTCGCCGCCGGCGTCACGGCGCTGGCGCTCACCGGCACGCTGAGCGGCTGCGGCCTGGTCAGCGGAAGCCCGATGACCGACAAGGTGCGGCCGGGCAGCGTGGGGGCGGGGCAGCCCCTCAAGGGCGCCCAACTCACCGTCACCTCGAAGGAGTTCACCGAGCAGATCATCCTCGGGAAGGTCATGGGGCTGGTGTTCCGCGCGGCGGGCGCCGACGTCGTCGACCGGACCGCCGTGCAGGGCTCCATCGGGGCGCGCTCCGCCGTGGAGACCGGCACGGCCGACGGCATGTACGAGTACACCGGCACCTCCTGGATCACCTACCTCGGCCACACCAAGCCGGTGGTGGACCCGATGGAGCAGTGGAGGGCCGTACGGGACGAGGACCGGGCGAAGGGCGTCGAGTGGCTCGCGCCGTCCAAGCTCGACAACACCTATGCGCTCGTCGTCAGCGACAGGCTTCAGAAGAAGTACGGCACGAAGACCCTCTCCGACGTGGCCGAACTGACGCGTGAGAAGCCGGAGTCGGCGAGCATCTGCGTCGAGAACGAGTTCGCCTCGCGGCAGGACGGTCTGAAGGGCATGGCGAAGAAGTACGGCATGCGCTTCCCCGAGGGGAAGGTGCACAAGATGGCGGGCGGCGTCGTCTACACCCAGACCGCGCACGGCAAACCGTGCGTCTTCGGCGCCATCGCCGCGACCGACGGCCGCATCCCGGCGCTGAAGCTGAGAATCCTGGAGGACGACAGAAAGTTCTTCCCGAACTACAACGTCGCGCCGGAGATGAACAGCAAGACGATGAAGGAGCACCCGGAGATCGAGAAGCTGCTGGCGCCCATCACCGAGGCGCTGGACAACAAGACGGCGCAGAAGCTCAACGCCAAGGTCGACGTGGACGGTCAGGACCCGCACGACGTCGCCAGGGACTGGCTGGTGCGGGAGGGCTTCATCAAGACCGGCTGA
- a CDS encoding ABC transporter ATP-binding protein translates to MPETSTPESSAASGATAGAGTGAAGPGGAAASNGPGGTTGATIRLEGLTKRYSGSGTPAVDDVSLEIKAGETVVLVGPSGCGKSTLLKMINRLIEPTSGRIRIDDEDVTGIDAVRLRRKIGYAIQSSGLFPHMTVAQNIAQVPRMLGWPKASIQARVEEMLDLVGLDPAEFQGRYPRRLSGGQQQRVGVARALAADPPVLLMDEPFGAVDPITRDHLQDELIRLQHELRKTIVFVTHDFDEAIKLGDRIAVLREHSHIAQFDTPEAILTNPADDFVSGFVGAGAALKRLNLTRVRDVDVVDFPTATVDEPVERISEMLSAGTTNEVLLLDPKQRPYKWLRRGDLAHAKGSLARAGTLVHDTVTRDATLRDALEAVLTDSGGRVAVTGRRGEYTGVVDLETLMNCVHELLDADRLEAIEHRHSLSEAEAKRTYAAQEGLTS, encoded by the coding sequence GTGCCTGAGACCTCCACCCCTGAGTCGTCCGCCGCGTCCGGGGCCACGGCCGGCGCCGGGACCGGGGCCGCCGGTCCCGGCGGGGCCGCCGCGTCCAACGGTCCCGGTGGCACCACCGGCGCGACCATCCGCCTGGAGGGCCTGACGAAGCGCTACTCCGGGTCCGGCACTCCCGCAGTCGACGACGTCAGCCTGGAGATCAAGGCGGGCGAGACCGTCGTGCTCGTGGGGCCGTCCGGCTGCGGGAAGTCGACGCTGCTGAAGATGATCAACCGGCTGATCGAGCCGACTTCGGGCCGCATCCGCATCGACGACGAGGACGTCACGGGCATCGACGCGGTCAGGCTGCGGCGCAAGATCGGCTACGCGATCCAGTCGTCCGGGCTCTTCCCGCACATGACCGTCGCGCAGAACATCGCCCAGGTGCCCAGGATGCTCGGCTGGCCGAAGGCGAGTATCCAGGCGCGGGTCGAGGAGATGCTCGACCTGGTGGGGCTCGACCCGGCCGAGTTCCAGGGCCGCTATCCACGGCGCCTGTCCGGCGGGCAGCAGCAACGCGTGGGCGTGGCAAGGGCGTTGGCCGCAGATCCGCCCGTACTGCTGATGGACGAGCCGTTCGGCGCGGTCGACCCCATCACCCGCGACCATCTTCAGGACGAACTGATACGGCTCCAGCACGAGTTGCGGAAGACCATCGTCTTCGTCACCCACGACTTCGACGAGGCCATCAAGCTGGGCGACCGCATCGCGGTGCTGCGTGAGCACTCGCACATCGCCCAGTTCGACACTCCGGAGGCCATCCTCACCAATCCCGCCGACGACTTCGTGTCCGGCTTCGTCGGGGCGGGCGCGGCGCTCAAGCGGCTCAACCTCACCCGGGTCCGGGACGTCGACGTCGTCGACTTCCCCACCGCGACCGTCGACGAGCCGGTGGAGCGGATCTCGGAGATGCTCAGCGCCGGTACGACCAACGAGGTGCTGCTGCTCGACCCGAAGCAGCGTCCGTACAAGTGGCTGCGCCGGGGCGATCTCGCCCACGCCAAGGGCTCGTTGGCGCGTGCGGGCACCCTCGTGCACGACACCGTCACCCGTGACGCGACGCTGCGCGACGCGCTGGAGGCGGTGCTCACCGACAGCGGTGGACGCGTCGCGGTGACGGGCAGGCGCGGCGAGTACACGGGCGTCGTGGACCTGGAGACGCTGATGAACTGCGTGCACGAACTCCTCGACGCCGACCGGCTGGAGGCCATCGAGCACCGGCACAGCCTCAGCGAGGCGGAGGCGAAGCGCACCTACGCGGCGCAGGAGGGCCTCACATCGTGA
- a CDS encoding ABC transporter permease: MSGASTHVPGQPGKPEQPGGRGESEPQDRPDRTRRTGGPERAEREQAPASAPLADERRRDRLTWQKLTVLPGVLALVLLGTWLWFQGAELDTIARNSLTGGNVVLRLRQHIEMTAISTFFVLIIAIPLGIALTRPGLRKATPVAMAAANLGQAVPSLGLLVLLVFWLSIGQTTAVVGMVVYAVLPVLANTITGLRNIDPGLTEAAKGIGMSPLGVLAKVELPLAVPLILAGVRNALVLNVGTATLATFIGGGGLGDLISSGITNQRMPVLMLGSILTVALALLVDWIASLVELLLRPRGLEGSS; this comes from the coding sequence GTGAGCGGAGCCTCGACACACGTACCGGGACAGCCGGGGAAGCCCGAACAGCCGGGCGGGCGCGGGGAGTCGGAGCCGCAGGACCGGCCGGACCGGACGCGGCGGACGGGCGGCCCGGAGCGCGCGGAGCGGGAGCAGGCGCCCGCGTCCGCGCCACTCGCCGACGAACGGCGCCGCGACAGGCTCACCTGGCAGAAGCTGACGGTGCTGCCGGGAGTGCTCGCGCTCGTGCTGCTCGGCACCTGGCTGTGGTTCCAGGGCGCCGAACTCGACACCATCGCCCGCAACTCCCTCACGGGCGGCAACGTCGTCCTGCGGCTGCGGCAGCACATCGAGATGACGGCGATCTCCACCTTCTTCGTGCTGATCATCGCCATCCCGCTGGGCATCGCCCTCACCCGTCCCGGGCTGCGCAAGGCGACGCCCGTCGCGATGGCGGCGGCCAACCTGGGGCAGGCCGTGCCGTCCCTGGGCCTGCTGGTGCTGCTGGTGTTCTGGCTGAGCATCGGGCAGACCACCGCCGTCGTCGGCATGGTCGTCTACGCGGTCCTGCCGGTGCTCGCCAACACCATCACCGGGCTGCGCAACATCGACCCGGGGCTGACGGAGGCCGCCAAGGGCATCGGGATGTCGCCGCTCGGCGTGCTGGCCAAGGTCGAACTGCCCCTGGCGGTACCGCTGATCCTCGCGGGCGTACGCAACGCCCTCGTACTGAACGTCGGTACGGCCACGCTCGCCACGTTCATCGGCGGCGGCGGCCTGGGAGACCTGATCTCCTCCGGCATCACCAACCAGCGCATGCCGGTGCTGATGCTCGGCTCGATACTCACCGTCGCACTGGCCCTGCTGGTCGACTGGATCGCCTCACTCGTCGAACTGCTGCTGCGCCCGCGCGGCCTGGAGGGATCGTCCTGA